One Aphidius gifuensis isolate YNYX2018 linkage group LG5, ASM1490517v1, whole genome shotgun sequence genomic region harbors:
- the LOC122856231 gene encoding myrosinase 1-like produces MKPFSIGLQIFLLLPCLIFARTIEKLSDLSGDDELLKFPDDLMIGVASSAYQTEGAWDNDGKSPSNWDEYTHVKNFTANADIACDSYHKYKEDIKLAANGNFKIFRMSLSWSRILPTGSIDNINYNAINHYKNVLNEVKKQGMIPFVTLYHWDHPAIFDKFGGWNSEKMITAFNDYARVVFKNFGSIVKFWTTINEPIAYCYYGHGKGYFPPGDTFEGKGPYICGQNMLIAHAQVYHLFKKKYNNYNPNSQIGIVNTCWNFYPANSSESESADIAFEYNCGWLSNPIFSKEGDYPDIMKQRIKENSYLEGLSTSRLPELSKSMIKLIKGTSDYFGLNYYTSRMTTNVKKTQSEKWFDDSGVDMTINNKWKTDAATWLPIVPEGLGDMLRIIKNKYKNPPVYILENGIASDGNRYDLERTKYFYSHMKEMLIAKNRDDCDVKGYVVWSLLDSFEWLAGYSQPFGIVHVDHNSPQRTRTPRTSFYWLKDIIRQRALPSTFITPSKLPKIIYLNGTEI; encoded by the exons atgaagccATTTTCAATTGGATTGCaaatatttttgcttttaCCTTG CTTGATATTTGCAAGGACAATTGAGAAACTGTCTGATCTATCAGGTGATGatgaacttttaaaatttcctGATGATTTGATGATTGGTGTTGCAAGTTCTGCCTATCAAACCGAAGGAGCATGGGATAATgacg gTAAATCACCAAGTAATTGGGATGAGTACACACATGTAAAGAATTTTACAGCCAATGCTGATATTGCTTGTGACTCCTATCACAAATACAAAGAAGACATTAAACTTGCTGCAAATGGAAac tttaaaattttccgGATGTCATTGAGCTGGTCAAGAATATTACCAACTggttcaattgataatataaattataatgcaATAAACCATTATAAAAACGTTTTAAATGAGGTCAAAAAACAAGGAATGATACCATTTGTCACACTTTACCACTGGGATCATCCagcaatatttgataaatttggaGGATGGAATTCTGAGAAAATGATAACTGCTTTCAATGATTATGCACgagttgtatttaaaaattttggtaGTATAGTTAAATTTTGGACAACAATTAATGAACCAATCGCATATTGTTATTATGGACATGGAAAAGGTTATTTTCCACCtg GTGATACATTTGAGGGAAAAGGACCTTATATTTGTGGACAAAATATGCTCATAGCTCATGCTCAAGTTTAtcacttatttaaaaaaaaatataataattataatccaAACAGTCAAATTGGTATTGTTAATACTTGCTGgaatttttatccagcaaattcaAGTGAATCAGAAAGTGCTGATATTGCATTTGAGTATAACTGTGGATGGTTATCAAAtccaatattttcaaaagaagGTGATTATCCAGACATCATGAAACAAAGAATCAAGGAAAATAGTTATTTAGAAGGTTTATCAACGTCAAGACTACCTGAATTATCTAAatcaatgattaaattaattaa aggTACATCTGATTATTTTGGTCTcaattattatacatcaagAATGACTActaatgttaaaaaaactcAATCCGAAAAATGGTTTGATGACTCAGGTGTTGATatgacaataaacaataaatggAAAACGGATGCAGCAACTTGGCTACCg attgTTCCTGAAGGTCTCGGAGATATGttgagaattattaaaaataaatacaaaaatccaCCAGTTTATATATTAGAAAATGGCATTGCATCAGATGGAAATCGTTATGATTTGGAAAGaacaaagtatttttattcacaTATGAAAGAAATGCTTATTGCTAAAAATCGTGATGATTGTGATGTCAAGGGATATGTTGTTTGGAGTTTATTGGATAGTTTCGAATGGCTAGCTGGAtacag tCAACCATTTGGTATTGTTCATGTGGATCACAATAGTCCTCAACGTACAAGAACACCAAGAACTTCATTTTATTGGCTAAAAGATATTATTCGTCAAAGAGCACTACCAAGTACCTTTATTACACCATCAAAACTACCaaagataatatatttgaatggAACTGAAATTTAA